One genomic region from Salvia hispanica cultivar TCC Black 2014 chromosome 2, UniMelb_Shisp_WGS_1.0, whole genome shotgun sequence encodes:
- the LOC125205921 gene encoding regulator of MON1-CCZ1 complex isoform X3: protein MTGDASSSDLSYSNGSNALSHVYIQYPPLRCHVPGSRKLFYDDGNKLILSLTPNQVFSWKIATYNPYAAPSFDPISEGSVLSIRYSLDLKHLAIQRSSHEIQFWNKETGDTFSHKCRSESESILGFFWTDCPTCDIVFVKTSGLELYTYGTESRNLQLVQTKKLSISWYKYTHESRLVLLASGIQCKSFTGFQLSSAGMISLPKFEMAMAKSEANSNPILAAEDVHIITVYGRIYCLQFDRVTMLLNSYRFYRDAVVQQGSLPVYSERIAVSVVDNVLLVHQVEARVVIVYDIYADSQAPISAPLPLFLRGYSKANVAFSQTASKTSGASESKNLCDTEETTYGDQWKFLVPDLVLDVSNGSLWKISLDLEGISASSSEVQLILEFLQRRKLEAEKAKQLSLAIVRTIILERKPIPMVARAMDVLLAAYSQAIKTGSYNKRSRTEEISSSNAPNTAVGESITGIDVSRIINRKPESVPGNDSHNKSVMATSESDGPSIEKKERGDLLEPGLLDFYSHVFSPIEEEMTGDGSYLTAITIEFLRSCSLEKLKVYPNTYALLVQILARDERYAELGLFIMNKIIEPSKEVALQLLDSGHQNQQIRKLGLDILRQLSLHHDYVLLLVQDGYYLQALRYARKNKVNTVRSSLFLEAAYISKDPQHLAAVLRFFSDFIPGFKSSADHNTYHRFVAELNS, encoded by the exons ATGACTGGAGACGCATCTTCTTCTGATCTTTCATACTCCAATGGATCTAATGCACTGTCTCATGTTTATATTCAATACCCACCTCTAAGGTGCCATGTTCCTGGATCAAGGAAGTTGTTCTATGATGACGGAAATAAACTGATTTTGTCGCTGACCCCTAACCAG GTATTTTCATGGAAAATTGCTACTTATAATCCTTATGCTGCTCCCTCATTTGATCCAATAAGCGAAGGGTCAGTTCTGTCTATTCGATATTCATTAGATCTCAAGCATTTGGCTATTCAACGATCAAGTCATGAGATCCAATTTTGGAACAAAGAGACTGGAGATACTTTTAGTCACAAGTGTAGGTCTGAGTCAGAAAGCATTCTGGGGTTTTTTTGGACTGATTGTCCGACCTGTGATATTGTTTTTGTGAAAACCAG TGGACTGGAGTTGTACACATACGGTACTGAGTCTCGGAATCTCCAGTTGGTTCAGACGAAGAAACTGAGCATTAGCTGGTATAAATACACTCATGAAAGCAGGTTGGTGCTGCTTGCATCAGGAATACAATGCAAAAGTTTCACTGGTTTTCAG CTGTCATCTGCGGGAATGATCAGCTTACCTAAGTTCGAGATGGCGATGGCCAAATCTGAGGCAAATAGTAACCCTATTCTTGCTGCTGAAGATGTCCATATTATCACAGT GTATGGCAGGATTTATTGCCTGCAGTTTGATAGAGTTACTATGCTACTGAACTCATATAGGTTCTATAGAGATGCTGTAGTACAACAG GGTTCTCTGCCAGTTTATTCGGAAAGAATTGCTGTGAGTGTGGTTGACAATGTTTTACTAGTTCATCAAGTGGAAGCGAGAGTTGTTATTGTATACGATATATATGCAGATTCCCAAGCACCAATTTCTGCCCCACTTCCACTATTTTTGAGAGGATATTCTAAAGCTAATGTTGCATTTTCTCAAACTGCTAGCAAAACTTCTGGTGCTTCAGAGTCCAAAAATTTGTGTGACACCGAAGAAACTACATATGGAGATCAGTGGAAATTTCTTGTACCTGATCTTGTTCTTGATGTTTCAAATGGGTCTCTGTGGAAAATCAGTTTGGATTTGGAG GGAATATCAGCTAGTAGCTCAGAGGTTCAACTTATTCTTGAGTTCTTACAAAGAAGGAAACTGGAAGCAGAGAAG GCTAAACAGTTGTCTCTGGCGATTGTCCGTACTATTATTTTGGAAAGGAAGCCAATACCTATGGTTGCCAGGGCTATGGATGTCTTACTTGCAGCATACTCACAAGCAATCAAAACAGGCAGTTATAACAAGAGAAGCAGAACAGAagaaatttcatcatccaatGCTCCTAATACAGCTGTTGGTGAGTCAATCACTGGAATAGATGTGTCTAGAATCATCAACCGAAAACCTGAAAGTGTCCCTGGGAATGATTCTCATAACAAATCTGTTATGGCAACTTCAGAGTCAGATGGTCCAtctattgaaaaaaaagaaagggggGACTTGTTGGAGCCTGGTTTATTAG ATTTTTACAGCCATGTGTTTTCTCCTATAGAGGAAGAGATGACAGGAGATGGATCTTATTTGACAGCGATCACTATTGAGTTTCTTCGAAG TTGTAGCTTGGAAAAATTGAAGGTGTATCCCAATACCTATGCTTTGTTGGTACAAATCCTTGCTCGGGATGAGCGTTATGCTGAACTTGGATTATTTATCATGAACAAG ATTATTGAGCCTTCCAAAGAAGTAGCATTGCAACTGTTGGACTCTGGGcatcaaaaccaacaaataagGAAGCTGGGCCTGGATATCCTCAGACAGTTATCGTTGCATCATGACTATGTTTTACTCCTTGTACAAGATGGTTATTACCTTCAAGCTCTTCGCTATGCACGGAAGAACAAG GTCAACACTGTCCGGTCCTCTTTGTTTCTGGAAGCAGCATATATTTCTAAAGATCCTCAACATCTAGCTGCAGTTCTCAGGTTCTTTTCTGATTTCATTCCTGGCTTTAAGAGCAGTGCCGACCACAACACATATCATCGCTTTGTTGCTGAGTTGAATTCCTAA
- the LOC125205921 gene encoding regulator of MON1-CCZ1 complex isoform X2: MTGDASSSDLSYSNGSNALSHVYIQYPPLRCHVPGSRKLFYDDGNKLILSLTPNQVFSWKIATYNPYAAPSFDPISEGSVLSIRYSLDLKHLAIQRSSHEIQFWNKETGDTFSHKCRSESESILGFFWTDCPTCDIVFVKTSGLELYTYGTESRNLQLVQTKKLSISWYKYTHESRLVLLASGIQCKSFTGFQLSSAGMISLPKFEMAMAKSEANSNPILAAEDVHIITVYGRIYCLQFDRVTMLLNSYRFYRDAVVQQGSLPVYSERIAVSVVDNVLLVHQVEARVVIVYDIYADSQAPISAPLPLFLRGYSKANVAFSQTASKTSGASESKNLCDTEETTYGDQWKFLVPDLVLDVSNGSLWKISLDLEGISASSSEVQLILEFLQRRKLEAEKAKQLSLAIVRTIILERKPIPMVARAMDVLLAAYSQAIKTGSYNKRSRTEEISSSNAPNTAVESDGPSIEKKERGDLLEPGLLGSEDLPTRQYQTLVPANNQLNSSASQRNQSIVTSSAATSPADFYSHVFSPIEEEMTGDGSYLTAITIEFLRSCSLEKLKVYPNTYALLVQILARDERYAELGLFIMNKIIEPSKEVALQLLDSGHQNQQIRKLGLDILRQLSLHHDYVLLLVQDGYYLQALRYARKNKVNTVRSSLFLEAAYISKDPQHLAAVLRFFSDFIPGFKSSADHNTYHRFVAELNS; the protein is encoded by the exons ATGACTGGAGACGCATCTTCTTCTGATCTTTCATACTCCAATGGATCTAATGCACTGTCTCATGTTTATATTCAATACCCACCTCTAAGGTGCCATGTTCCTGGATCAAGGAAGTTGTTCTATGATGACGGAAATAAACTGATTTTGTCGCTGACCCCTAACCAG GTATTTTCATGGAAAATTGCTACTTATAATCCTTATGCTGCTCCCTCATTTGATCCAATAAGCGAAGGGTCAGTTCTGTCTATTCGATATTCATTAGATCTCAAGCATTTGGCTATTCAACGATCAAGTCATGAGATCCAATTTTGGAACAAAGAGACTGGAGATACTTTTAGTCACAAGTGTAGGTCTGAGTCAGAAAGCATTCTGGGGTTTTTTTGGACTGATTGTCCGACCTGTGATATTGTTTTTGTGAAAACCAG TGGACTGGAGTTGTACACATACGGTACTGAGTCTCGGAATCTCCAGTTGGTTCAGACGAAGAAACTGAGCATTAGCTGGTATAAATACACTCATGAAAGCAGGTTGGTGCTGCTTGCATCAGGAATACAATGCAAAAGTTTCACTGGTTTTCAG CTGTCATCTGCGGGAATGATCAGCTTACCTAAGTTCGAGATGGCGATGGCCAAATCTGAGGCAAATAGTAACCCTATTCTTGCTGCTGAAGATGTCCATATTATCACAGT GTATGGCAGGATTTATTGCCTGCAGTTTGATAGAGTTACTATGCTACTGAACTCATATAGGTTCTATAGAGATGCTGTAGTACAACAG GGTTCTCTGCCAGTTTATTCGGAAAGAATTGCTGTGAGTGTGGTTGACAATGTTTTACTAGTTCATCAAGTGGAAGCGAGAGTTGTTATTGTATACGATATATATGCAGATTCCCAAGCACCAATTTCTGCCCCACTTCCACTATTTTTGAGAGGATATTCTAAAGCTAATGTTGCATTTTCTCAAACTGCTAGCAAAACTTCTGGTGCTTCAGAGTCCAAAAATTTGTGTGACACCGAAGAAACTACATATGGAGATCAGTGGAAATTTCTTGTACCTGATCTTGTTCTTGATGTTTCAAATGGGTCTCTGTGGAAAATCAGTTTGGATTTGGAG GGAATATCAGCTAGTAGCTCAGAGGTTCAACTTATTCTTGAGTTCTTACAAAGAAGGAAACTGGAAGCAGAGAAG GCTAAACAGTTGTCTCTGGCGATTGTCCGTACTATTATTTTGGAAAGGAAGCCAATACCTATGGTTGCCAGGGCTATGGATGTCTTACTTGCAGCATACTCACAAGCAATCAAAACAGGCAGTTATAACAAGAGAAGCAGAACAGAagaaatttcatcatccaatGCTCCTAATACAGCTGTTG AGTCAGATGGTCCAtctattgaaaaaaaagaaagggggGACTTGTTGGAGCCTGGTTTATTAGGTAGTGAAGATCTTCCAACTAGACAGTATCAAACTCTTGTACCTGCTAACAACCAGTTAAATTCTAGTGCTTCACAAAGGAACCAATCCATAGTGACTTCCTCAGCTGCAACCTCGCCTGCAGATTTTTACAGCCATGTGTTTTCTCCTATAGAGGAAGAGATGACAGGAGATGGATCTTATTTGACAGCGATCACTATTGAGTTTCTTCGAAG TTGTAGCTTGGAAAAATTGAAGGTGTATCCCAATACCTATGCTTTGTTGGTACAAATCCTTGCTCGGGATGAGCGTTATGCTGAACTTGGATTATTTATCATGAACAAG ATTATTGAGCCTTCCAAAGAAGTAGCATTGCAACTGTTGGACTCTGGGcatcaaaaccaacaaataagGAAGCTGGGCCTGGATATCCTCAGACAGTTATCGTTGCATCATGACTATGTTTTACTCCTTGTACAAGATGGTTATTACCTTCAAGCTCTTCGCTATGCACGGAAGAACAAG GTCAACACTGTCCGGTCCTCTTTGTTTCTGGAAGCAGCATATATTTCTAAAGATCCTCAACATCTAGCTGCAGTTCTCAGGTTCTTTTCTGATTTCATTCCTGGCTTTAAGAGCAGTGCCGACCACAACACATATCATCGCTTTGTTGCTGAGTTGAATTCCTAA
- the LOC125205921 gene encoding regulator of MON1-CCZ1 complex isoform X4, producing MTGDASSSDLSYSNGSNALSHVYIQYPPLRCHVPGSRKLFYDDGNKLILSLTPNQVFSWKIATYNPYAAPSFDPISEGSVLSIRYSLDLKHLAIQRSSHEIQFWNKETGDTFSHKCRSESESILGFFWTDCPTCDIVFVKTSGLELYTYGTESRNLQLVQTKKLSISWYKYTHESRLVLLASGIQCKSFTGFQLSSAGMISLPKFEMAMAKSEANSNPILAAEDVHIITVYGRIYCLQFDRVTMLLNSYRFYRDAVVQQGSLPVYSERIAVSVVDNVLLVHQVEARVVIVYDIYADSQAPISAPLPLFLRGYSKANVAFSQTASKTSGASESKNLCDTEETTYGDQWKFLVPDLVLDVSNGSLWKISLDLEGISASSSEVQLILEFLQRRKLEAEKAKQLSLAIVRTIILERKPIPMVARAMDVLLAAYSQAIKTGSYNKRSRTEEISSSNAPNTAVESDGPSIEKKERGDLLEPGLLDFYSHVFSPIEEEMTGDGSYLTAITIEFLRSCSLEKLKVYPNTYALLVQILARDERYAELGLFIMNKIIEPSKEVALQLLDSGHQNQQIRKLGLDILRQLSLHHDYVLLLVQDGYYLQALRYARKNKVNTVRSSLFLEAAYISKDPQHLAAVLRFFSDFIPGFKSSADHNTYHRFVAELNS from the exons ATGACTGGAGACGCATCTTCTTCTGATCTTTCATACTCCAATGGATCTAATGCACTGTCTCATGTTTATATTCAATACCCACCTCTAAGGTGCCATGTTCCTGGATCAAGGAAGTTGTTCTATGATGACGGAAATAAACTGATTTTGTCGCTGACCCCTAACCAG GTATTTTCATGGAAAATTGCTACTTATAATCCTTATGCTGCTCCCTCATTTGATCCAATAAGCGAAGGGTCAGTTCTGTCTATTCGATATTCATTAGATCTCAAGCATTTGGCTATTCAACGATCAAGTCATGAGATCCAATTTTGGAACAAAGAGACTGGAGATACTTTTAGTCACAAGTGTAGGTCTGAGTCAGAAAGCATTCTGGGGTTTTTTTGGACTGATTGTCCGACCTGTGATATTGTTTTTGTGAAAACCAG TGGACTGGAGTTGTACACATACGGTACTGAGTCTCGGAATCTCCAGTTGGTTCAGACGAAGAAACTGAGCATTAGCTGGTATAAATACACTCATGAAAGCAGGTTGGTGCTGCTTGCATCAGGAATACAATGCAAAAGTTTCACTGGTTTTCAG CTGTCATCTGCGGGAATGATCAGCTTACCTAAGTTCGAGATGGCGATGGCCAAATCTGAGGCAAATAGTAACCCTATTCTTGCTGCTGAAGATGTCCATATTATCACAGT GTATGGCAGGATTTATTGCCTGCAGTTTGATAGAGTTACTATGCTACTGAACTCATATAGGTTCTATAGAGATGCTGTAGTACAACAG GGTTCTCTGCCAGTTTATTCGGAAAGAATTGCTGTGAGTGTGGTTGACAATGTTTTACTAGTTCATCAAGTGGAAGCGAGAGTTGTTATTGTATACGATATATATGCAGATTCCCAAGCACCAATTTCTGCCCCACTTCCACTATTTTTGAGAGGATATTCTAAAGCTAATGTTGCATTTTCTCAAACTGCTAGCAAAACTTCTGGTGCTTCAGAGTCCAAAAATTTGTGTGACACCGAAGAAACTACATATGGAGATCAGTGGAAATTTCTTGTACCTGATCTTGTTCTTGATGTTTCAAATGGGTCTCTGTGGAAAATCAGTTTGGATTTGGAG GGAATATCAGCTAGTAGCTCAGAGGTTCAACTTATTCTTGAGTTCTTACAAAGAAGGAAACTGGAAGCAGAGAAG GCTAAACAGTTGTCTCTGGCGATTGTCCGTACTATTATTTTGGAAAGGAAGCCAATACCTATGGTTGCCAGGGCTATGGATGTCTTACTTGCAGCATACTCACAAGCAATCAAAACAGGCAGTTATAACAAGAGAAGCAGAACAGAagaaatttcatcatccaatGCTCCTAATACAGCTGTTG AGTCAGATGGTCCAtctattgaaaaaaaagaaagggggGACTTGTTGGAGCCTGGTTTATTAG ATTTTTACAGCCATGTGTTTTCTCCTATAGAGGAAGAGATGACAGGAGATGGATCTTATTTGACAGCGATCACTATTGAGTTTCTTCGAAG TTGTAGCTTGGAAAAATTGAAGGTGTATCCCAATACCTATGCTTTGTTGGTACAAATCCTTGCTCGGGATGAGCGTTATGCTGAACTTGGATTATTTATCATGAACAAG ATTATTGAGCCTTCCAAAGAAGTAGCATTGCAACTGTTGGACTCTGGGcatcaaaaccaacaaataagGAAGCTGGGCCTGGATATCCTCAGACAGTTATCGTTGCATCATGACTATGTTTTACTCCTTGTACAAGATGGTTATTACCTTCAAGCTCTTCGCTATGCACGGAAGAACAAG GTCAACACTGTCCGGTCCTCTTTGTTTCTGGAAGCAGCATATATTTCTAAAGATCCTCAACATCTAGCTGCAGTTCTCAGGTTCTTTTCTGATTTCATTCCTGGCTTTAAGAGCAGTGCCGACCACAACACATATCATCGCTTTGTTGCTGAGTTGAATTCCTAA
- the LOC125205921 gene encoding regulator of MON1-CCZ1 complex isoform X1: protein MTGDASSSDLSYSNGSNALSHVYIQYPPLRCHVPGSRKLFYDDGNKLILSLTPNQVFSWKIATYNPYAAPSFDPISEGSVLSIRYSLDLKHLAIQRSSHEIQFWNKETGDTFSHKCRSESESILGFFWTDCPTCDIVFVKTSGLELYTYGTESRNLQLVQTKKLSISWYKYTHESRLVLLASGIQCKSFTGFQLSSAGMISLPKFEMAMAKSEANSNPILAAEDVHIITVYGRIYCLQFDRVTMLLNSYRFYRDAVVQQGSLPVYSERIAVSVVDNVLLVHQVEARVVIVYDIYADSQAPISAPLPLFLRGYSKANVAFSQTASKTSGASESKNLCDTEETTYGDQWKFLVPDLVLDVSNGSLWKISLDLEGISASSSEVQLILEFLQRRKLEAEKAKQLSLAIVRTIILERKPIPMVARAMDVLLAAYSQAIKTGSYNKRSRTEEISSSNAPNTAVGESITGIDVSRIINRKPESVPGNDSHNKSVMATSESDGPSIEKKERGDLLEPGLLGSEDLPTRQYQTLVPANNQLNSSASQRNQSIVTSSAATSPADFYSHVFSPIEEEMTGDGSYLTAITIEFLRSCSLEKLKVYPNTYALLVQILARDERYAELGLFIMNKIIEPSKEVALQLLDSGHQNQQIRKLGLDILRQLSLHHDYVLLLVQDGYYLQALRYARKNKVNTVRSSLFLEAAYISKDPQHLAAVLRFFSDFIPGFKSSADHNTYHRFVAELNS, encoded by the exons ATGACTGGAGACGCATCTTCTTCTGATCTTTCATACTCCAATGGATCTAATGCACTGTCTCATGTTTATATTCAATACCCACCTCTAAGGTGCCATGTTCCTGGATCAAGGAAGTTGTTCTATGATGACGGAAATAAACTGATTTTGTCGCTGACCCCTAACCAG GTATTTTCATGGAAAATTGCTACTTATAATCCTTATGCTGCTCCCTCATTTGATCCAATAAGCGAAGGGTCAGTTCTGTCTATTCGATATTCATTAGATCTCAAGCATTTGGCTATTCAACGATCAAGTCATGAGATCCAATTTTGGAACAAAGAGACTGGAGATACTTTTAGTCACAAGTGTAGGTCTGAGTCAGAAAGCATTCTGGGGTTTTTTTGGACTGATTGTCCGACCTGTGATATTGTTTTTGTGAAAACCAG TGGACTGGAGTTGTACACATACGGTACTGAGTCTCGGAATCTCCAGTTGGTTCAGACGAAGAAACTGAGCATTAGCTGGTATAAATACACTCATGAAAGCAGGTTGGTGCTGCTTGCATCAGGAATACAATGCAAAAGTTTCACTGGTTTTCAG CTGTCATCTGCGGGAATGATCAGCTTACCTAAGTTCGAGATGGCGATGGCCAAATCTGAGGCAAATAGTAACCCTATTCTTGCTGCTGAAGATGTCCATATTATCACAGT GTATGGCAGGATTTATTGCCTGCAGTTTGATAGAGTTACTATGCTACTGAACTCATATAGGTTCTATAGAGATGCTGTAGTACAACAG GGTTCTCTGCCAGTTTATTCGGAAAGAATTGCTGTGAGTGTGGTTGACAATGTTTTACTAGTTCATCAAGTGGAAGCGAGAGTTGTTATTGTATACGATATATATGCAGATTCCCAAGCACCAATTTCTGCCCCACTTCCACTATTTTTGAGAGGATATTCTAAAGCTAATGTTGCATTTTCTCAAACTGCTAGCAAAACTTCTGGTGCTTCAGAGTCCAAAAATTTGTGTGACACCGAAGAAACTACATATGGAGATCAGTGGAAATTTCTTGTACCTGATCTTGTTCTTGATGTTTCAAATGGGTCTCTGTGGAAAATCAGTTTGGATTTGGAG GGAATATCAGCTAGTAGCTCAGAGGTTCAACTTATTCTTGAGTTCTTACAAAGAAGGAAACTGGAAGCAGAGAAG GCTAAACAGTTGTCTCTGGCGATTGTCCGTACTATTATTTTGGAAAGGAAGCCAATACCTATGGTTGCCAGGGCTATGGATGTCTTACTTGCAGCATACTCACAAGCAATCAAAACAGGCAGTTATAACAAGAGAAGCAGAACAGAagaaatttcatcatccaatGCTCCTAATACAGCTGTTGGTGAGTCAATCACTGGAATAGATGTGTCTAGAATCATCAACCGAAAACCTGAAAGTGTCCCTGGGAATGATTCTCATAACAAATCTGTTATGGCAACTTCAGAGTCAGATGGTCCAtctattgaaaaaaaagaaagggggGACTTGTTGGAGCCTGGTTTATTAGGTAGTGAAGATCTTCCAACTAGACAGTATCAAACTCTTGTACCTGCTAACAACCAGTTAAATTCTAGTGCTTCACAAAGGAACCAATCCATAGTGACTTCCTCAGCTGCAACCTCGCCTGCAGATTTTTACAGCCATGTGTTTTCTCCTATAGAGGAAGAGATGACAGGAGATGGATCTTATTTGACAGCGATCACTATTGAGTTTCTTCGAAG TTGTAGCTTGGAAAAATTGAAGGTGTATCCCAATACCTATGCTTTGTTGGTACAAATCCTTGCTCGGGATGAGCGTTATGCTGAACTTGGATTATTTATCATGAACAAG ATTATTGAGCCTTCCAAAGAAGTAGCATTGCAACTGTTGGACTCTGGGcatcaaaaccaacaaataagGAAGCTGGGCCTGGATATCCTCAGACAGTTATCGTTGCATCATGACTATGTTTTACTCCTTGTACAAGATGGTTATTACCTTCAAGCTCTTCGCTATGCACGGAAGAACAAG GTCAACACTGTCCGGTCCTCTTTGTTTCTGGAAGCAGCATATATTTCTAAAGATCCTCAACATCTAGCTGCAGTTCTCAGGTTCTTTTCTGATTTCATTCCTGGCTTTAAGAGCAGTGCCGACCACAACACATATCATCGCTTTGTTGCTGAGTTGAATTCCTAA